The Pseudofrankia sp. DC12 region TCATCGCCGCGTACGCCGAACCCCCCGCCAGCGGCCGGCGCCGGCGCGGTGGCCCCGGTCGTCATCCTCAACGACTCCAAGATCGATGGCCTTGCCGACGCCGCCAGCGCGCCGGTCAGGGCCGCGGGCTTCACGGTCGACCGGGTCGGCGGCTACGTCAGCACCTACAACGTGCCGGTGACGACCGTCTTCTACGAGGACAATCTGAAGCCCGCCGCGGAGAACCTCCAACACCGGGTTCCCGGCATCGTCAAGATCGAGCCGATCGCCGGCACCGACATCAGGCTCTATGAGCCGGGCAAGCTGATCATGGTCGTCACCCGCGACTTCCCCACCCCGACGCCCGCTCCCTGAGATTCCTCCGCGCGGCTCCGCCAGCGAATCCAGACCGGCCGGTCTGACACTCACCGTCAGCGGAACACCACGCGACGCGGTCCGGTGGGCGCCGGATCCGGGGCCACCGGCACACTGGACCCATGGACGCCTGCCTGTCGGCCATCGCGGCCGCGTCGTGACAGCCAGCCCTGCCCCCGCCTCGGGTCCTTCATCCGCCTTCTCGCGAACCTCGCCAACCGGCTCCGCTGACGCTGTCGACAGCCCGGCGACGACGGGTCCGGCGACGGCCGCCGGTTTCGCCGACCGGGCCGGCATCCCGGGCGGCGCCGCGCTCGCGGCCCTGATCACCGCGCCTGAGAACGCGCTCGTCGCGCTCGACTACGACGGCACGCTCGCCCCGATCATGCCCAGGCCGATGGACGCCGCCCCTGCGCCCGGAGCCGTCGACGCGCTGCGCGCGCTGGCCAGCCGGGTCGGCACACTCGCGATCATCACCGGGCGCCCGGTGGACGCGCTGCTGGAGCTGACCGGCCTGCCCGCCGACGCGGGCACCGAGGCGCTGGCGAACCTGACGATCCTCGGCCAGTATGGGCTGCAGCGCTGGGAGGGCGCGACCGGGGACACGGTCAGTCCGGAACCGCTGCCCGGCGTCGCGGCGGTACGCGCCCGGCTGCCCGAGGTGCTGCGCGACGCTCCGCCCGGGGTCACCGTCGAGGACAAGGTGCAGGCGCTGGTCATCCACGTCCGCCGCGCCGTTGATCCCGACGCGGCGCTCGGCGCGCTCGCCCCCGCCCTGCGCCGGCTCGCCGAGGAGCACGGCCTCGAGGCGGCTCCTGGCAAGAAGGTCCTGGAGCTGCGGCCGCCGCATCACGACAAGGGCCGGGCCCTGCGGGAGCTCGTTGACGAGCGCTCGGCCCGGTCGGTGCTGATGGCCGGCGACGACCTCGGCGACCTGCCCGCCTTCGACGCCGTCGAGGCGCTGCGTTCGACCGGGATCGCC contains the following coding sequences:
- a CDS encoding LytR C-terminal domain-containing protein; amino-acid sequence: MSGPGTTTTTRSGPATPTPRRPARAGRLRAAGAGLIAVLAVAAGILLVNLLHDPKSGQHPIASRASTPTPVTTQAPRATTSNHPSGAASSARPSSPASSPRTPNPPPAAGAGAVAPVVILNDSKIDGLADAASAPVRAAGFTVDRVGGYVSTYNVPVTTVFYEDNLKPAAENLQHRVPGIVKIEPIAGTDIRLYEPGKLIMVVTRDFPTPTPAP
- the otsB gene encoding trehalose-phosphatase; the encoded protein is MPGGAALAALITAPENALVALDYDGTLAPIMPRPMDAAPAPGAVDALRALASRVGTLAIITGRPVDALLELTGLPADAGTEALANLTILGQYGLQRWEGATGDTVSPEPLPGVAAVRARLPEVLRDAPPGVTVEDKVQALVIHVRRAVDPDAALGALAPALRRLAEEHGLEAAPGKKVLELRPPHHDKGRALRELVDERSARSVLMAGDDLGDLPAFDAVEALRSTGIAGLTVCSDGPEVPPALRERADLVVDGPAGIVALLQVLAARIGA